Proteins from a genomic interval of Gossypium hirsutum isolate 1008001.06 chromosome A09, Gossypium_hirsutum_v2.1, whole genome shotgun sequence:
- the LOC107890197 gene encoding E3 ubiquitin-protein ligase MPSR1: MAEASTQTQQPRPVVYVVFQIGGVGAVSDNKPGPAPASKASTEAMQRIKVEESGKDCCIFLEEFEVEEEAREMPCKHVFHSGCIEKWLLIHGLCPVCRFMMPPETTETGGGDGDGDRRRMEGGEMNGLELLQSVFAFASLASMMGMMGSGWAFRQPDSGRVDDDRSSNQSTDCN, from the coding sequence ATGGCGGAAGCTTCTACCCAGACCCAACAACCTCGTCCTGTAGTTTACGTTGTTTTCCAGATCGGTGGCGTTGGAGCCGTCAGCGATAATAAACCTGGGCCGGCGCCGGCTTCTAAAGCTTCCACAGAAGCAATGCAAAGGATAAAAGTGGAAGAGAGTGGCAAAGATTGTTGTATTTTTTTGGAAGAGTTTGAAGTTGAAGAAGAAGCAAGGGAGATGCCATGTAAGCATGTGTTTCATTCGGGATGTATTGAGAAGTGGTTGTTGATCCATGGGTTATGCCCGGTTTGTCGCTTCATGATGCCTCCTGAGACGACTGAAACAGGAGGCGGTGACGGTGATGGTGATAGGCGAAGAATGGAGGGTGGGGAGATGAATGGTTTGGAACTTTTACAATCGGTTTTTGCATTTGCTAGCTTGGCTAGCATGATGGGTATGATGGGTTCAGGTTGGGCTTTTCGTCAACCTGATTCGGGTCGAGTTGATGATGATAGGTCTTCCAATCAAAGCACGGATTGCAATTGa